The DNA segment ACCCTTATCAATTTTAATGGTCTTAAAGTATGTTAAAATGAACTCTgttttgaaataaatattcattGTTCCCCACAAGATTAAAATGTTAATGAAATATATGTGTAATTAAGTTTTAAATTATGTTGAAAGAATAAGAATTTAATTCTGCTCTAAAAatccattaaaaattttcctttATATAGAGGGTTAGAGGGAAGTTGAAATTTGAGAAACATTGACTTAAGTGATTAGGGTATTATGAAGAGaataaaatattagaaattCATAGATAAACAATGCTAAATGACCTGATTTAAAGAAGTCAAAGAAATGAATTTAagtctttttatttcatacaaTATTACAAGCGATAGTTGACATTAGTGTATGACTATACAGTCTTAGTGCTGTGTTTGAAGTGCCCATAACAAAATTGGAGTGGCTCTAGTTTTACACTTACAATATTTAATACAATTTAAAAGTAGTAAagatttttaatttacaaagCTATATACCTATGACAGACAGAATTACTAATAAAGTAAACCAATTGATGATAATGTGTATAGAATTgaattaaagaaaaatttttgtGAAGGAATGTTCCTGATATATTAATTCTTTTCCTTTAATTGTATGTAATACTTATACCATAACTTTGCTTCCTTAAAATCTTTGCAGGTAGATAACAACAAATAAACATCATACATGATAtatcataaaataaatatatacatatctACAATGCTTATAAAAGTATATCTATTGGGGTACAGTCTAAATAATCTTTGTAGATTATAAAAGGTAGAGCTATCTCTTTTTTGCAGCAAGTTCTTCAATTATATAAGAAAATTtgaattaaacaataattgatgCTTTTTTATTCGAAAAACATACGAAAATCTGATTACTTAATACATAGTACTACATACCTGATAAGCACATATATTACAAAGGTAGTTGGGTTGTTACTTAAGCATAAAGGATTGTACTTTAATTTGATGCTAAAAAAAAATGTAGAAATTTattctaaaaattataaataaaaattatgataATATTAGCAAGTTAAATAAATAAGATTTGATtaagtaaaatataaaattttgataTTAAATGATACCATGTTGTCTGAAAATATTacgtttttcaaaaatttataaaatttggaGCAATCATATTGTGTAAAACTAAAAACATTTTAATGTCTAGTTTTGTTCTTATGTTGCTTTAATTTTACATATTCCGATTAAACAATTTCATGTAAATTAATTACATATGATAAAAAAAGAGTAGATATACAtagatttatttgtaatattatctAATTTTCATCTAAATAGTATTAAACAAATCTTTACATTATAAGTGTGCATGCTAAAACTTCGAATTGTAATAGAATATACAGGATGTCGCCCGTAATTCTTTCTCTCGAaaaacgggacaccctgtatacaatttaGGAACACAAGATCATAGAACTGTATTGATTGACTTTTGACATAGTAAAGATCAAGGGCTAGAGACATAGCTAAAGGCTATAAATGAATAACACCACTGTTTcaaaatttatgaattttaaatttCATCAGTTATAAAATACTACACGTGTAGAGGGAgattttatgtttatttattattactttACCATCATTCACTGTATAAAAAGACTTTCTGCTGCAAGGAAAACTAAAATCTGCCTATTTTTAATCATAGTTTTAATAGAAAGGAAGAAATTTAAATGGGGACAATATCATTATTTAGAGCAAACTGGATTAAAGGCCATTTTTCTGCAAAACTGAtgtagaattaaatatttcgcTTATAGTTTAAACATTTATGTATTTTTTGTGATTAAAATATGTACATAAAATTGAAGATTGTGAATGCAATGTTTGTGTAGTACATATTTACAGTAAAAACCGAGACACGGTCGAgttttattgtattttttacaatttttaaaattattaaatgttaAAATCGTAGTGCACGTACAGCACCTTTAAGTGGTTCCAATATATTGTTATGCAATTTTCTAAACCGTTGCTCATGCACGCGTAGTTATcgatttaatttttatgtaccGGGTATTCTACAACTACGCAACATTCcacgaaataataatacagttaaATCTCGATTTAGCGGACTAATTAGAGGAGTAGGTATTTGTAAAATCCTAATGTTCATAAAATAGTATCTATACAAAATCAAAGGTCCGTTTAAtaacaaattatatattttacattGAAAACTACAAATTTCGTTATATTGGGAGTAAAGTACCAACAGTAAAAAAATCATATATTTATTCTATTCAGAAAATAAATTGAGATTTTCCTGTAGTTATAAGTGAATATTACATAAAGATGAAAGTTTCTTGCTGAACTACCATATGAAAGTAACATATATTTATGTAACCACTTTTACAACTTAAATAACTAAAAAAGAATAGACATAAGAATATCAGTTTAAAATTGATCGATTatgattaatttaattttactgtTTATTTTAGGATATTATGGATGGTACCAATTTATGCAGTGAATGCTGTAGGTGTACACCTCTAAGTTCTTTTATAATGatacatttttttcattttattgataaTGCCGTTTGTACTTGTACAGTGGCTGGGGCTCGTTTACCCTGAGGGCAGTATATACGTGGATAGTTTGAGAGAGTGCTATGAAGCCTAtgtaatatataattttatgatGTATTTATTGGCCTACTTGGATGCGGATCGTCAGTTGGAACATAGACTTGAAATGTCTCCTCAGGTACATCACATGTTCCCGTTGTGTTGTTTGCCTGACTGGGAGATGGGAAGGGAATTTGTACATATGTGCAAACATGGAATATTGCAATATACTGCTGTTAGGCCTATATCAACTTTAATATCATTGTAAGTGTCGTGcaggaaattttttaaatttggcgCCGCAACGGAAATATATTCAAATATTTATCTAAGTTACGAATTTTTCTAGTATTTGCGAGCTCAATGGGGTATACGGGGAAGGTGAATTCAGAACAGACGTCGCTTTTCCATATATGATCGCACTAAATAACTTATCGCAATTTGTCGCCATGTATTGTTTGGTGCTTTTCTATCGTGCCAATGCAGAAGCTTTAAAACCAATGAAACCAATTGGCAAGTTTCTGTGTATCAAAGCGGTCGTGTTCTTCTCCTTCTTGTAAGTTTGCGTGAACATATTGCATTAGTTCATGCATAAGACACGTGCTTAACATCGTTTCTTTATTTTACAGTCAAGGAGTAATGATCGCGTTATTAGTGTATTTTGATGTCATATCAAGTATCTTTAATACGAGAAATGTGGATGATATCAGAAATATATCATCGAAGCTGCAGGATTTCCTAATATGTATTGAAATGTTTTTAGCGGCGGTGGCTCATCATTATAGTTTTACATACAAACCTTTTGTAAATCTAGCTCAAGGACAAGCATGGTGGGATGCATTCAGGTAATCGAAAGTAGTTAAAGATTCCATCTTTCTGTCGATgttctttttaattttcgataaaggtaatcaatattttattttcgtaaaattttcCTATACGCATGAAAAGCGTAGAATTAAGAGCCTTATACTATTGCCGGCGCGTGGATGCTAGTTGACCCGAATAAAGTAATCGCGATGGGTGTGGGTGAGCGCCTGATAGTGCGGATGAATTTCTACAAAAAGACATTCACCCTATCTACTTGAAAATTCCATGGAGCGAATTTTGATAAGCTCTTCTGGACATTAGCAAGCGAATGGGTTTAGTGTTTTACAATAGTTCATCTTAGGATTTTTGGAAAACAGTATCAGCTTATGCCATAAATCAGGGGTGGCGAACTGGCGACAAGCGAGTCGATTATGGCTCCATCCTTACTTTTCTGTTCCGTTAAAGCGCAGAAGGACCCCCCTTCCCCCTACCTATTGTGCAGAGCCTTGGGACGAAGGCTCCGTTGAGCACTTAACTGGTACGAAACGTGACGCGCTGTCTGATGGCGGGAGAATCAGTTGGCTGATAGTGGGACTCATAACTCTCGAAGAAGTTCGCCACCCCTGCTGTAAGTTAATTACGTCGGTCTACGAGGTAAGTGGATTCTCCTGTATGGCTGCGCCCTACCATCGCCGTGAGTCAGTTAACTCTGCGTGCCGACAATAGTAGAAGTACTTTTGATACAAAAAAACTTGAAACATTATTTCGTTATTTCCGATTTTCGTCCCATTTTTCATTAAACAAATTCGATTATATTTCTTAGAATAATTTACTTATTAATTGAATGATGTATTTACAAAGTACTTCTACCGCATGATTTGTAGAGCCATGTGGGATGTCTCTGATGTACACAATGATATCAAAGAGCATCTAGGCGTAGTAGGATCGTCGTTGAGTCGCAGGATACGTGGTCGTAGTGCTTATCAGCAAGCTTGGGGAAGCGCGACGGAACGTACGTCCCTCCTCCCCGAGGCAACGGTGATCACTGCTAGAAGCGCGCCCGCGTGTTCCTTTTCCGGTTACAATACAGGTGAAGCTGACGGGATGCCCGGTTCCGTCGATTTTATTCCAGATACGCAGGATACCAGTAACGTGGTAAAAACGTAACTTATCAATGAATAAGTCTAAATTAAGAGCATTGAACAAGGCCATTTTGTCTGGGACAATTTATCTGATATTAATCTGTTGTATTGCTAGGATTATACGTTTAAGCAGAGAAGTCTAGTTTTGCAATGAGCGTTTTCCCTGTACTGTACAAATTCTCATTCTCCCGTTTATAATGACACACTCATTCTGGGAGACACGCGCGACATCCGATACGAATTAAAGATTTAATACATCACGTCCATTTTACGAAAACGCTTTTTTTCCTCTTGATTTGCGGCCAAACTATCACCTCTCGAGTTACCAATGATGTACTACCAAATAATTGTATATAATAATGTTTATACTTAGAACAATATATCGGTACAGTCATATTTATAAACGTGTTGCGCTATTTATTGTTGATTATCAACCCCAGAAGTGCACAACACACTTCTTTCTATTCATGCTGGGCAGTGGTAGGCGTTACTTCCATGATAAATTTCTATTTGTATAAAGATTCAAAGAAATTGCATATTATTTGCCACGATCGTCTGGATGTTGTGTTTGTTACCTAATACGTCTTGTACGATTTCTTAATCGATTGAAATTTTGCCCAACTCTTAAAACATCGAATATACCGTAAATAATGAGGGGAAAGAAATTAAACATTCCTGCCAAATGTACATCattgtttaattttatattagctACGATGGATATCAAATTATATATGAaggaagaaatatttaaatacgtaCGAT comes from the Colletes latitarsis isolate SP2378_abdomen chromosome 7, iyColLati1, whole genome shotgun sequence genome and includes:
- the LOC143344046 gene encoding transmembrane protein 184C, whose protein sequence is MASVCRRWRLWILPVLTCLYALLIIIVVPILIANSIKNGFEQQDQGALVGGAFVLLALPIAFYEIVQHMIYYTQPRLQKYIIRILWMVPIYAVNAWLGLVYPEGSIYVDSLRECYEAYVIYNFMMYLLAYLDADRQLEHRLEMSPQVHHMFPLCCLPDWEMGREFVHMCKHGILQYTAVRPISTLISFICELNGVYGEGEFRTDVAFPYMIALNNLSQFVAMYCLVLFYRANAEALKPMKPIGKFLCIKAVVFFSFFQGVMIALLVYFDVISSIFNTRNVDDIRNISSKLQDFLICIEMFLAAVAHHYSFTYKPFVNLAQGQAWWDAFRAMWDVSDVHNDIKEHLGVVGSSLSRRIRGRSAYQQAWGSATERTSLLPEATVITARSAPACSFSGYNTGEADGMPGSVDFIPDTQDTSNVVKT